A genomic stretch from Aedes albopictus strain Foshan chromosome 2, AalbF5, whole genome shotgun sequence includes:
- the LOC134286049 gene encoding uncharacterized protein LOC134286049: MIVKCWLSSLPSRWQSFVANRVSEIQHITKSGVWNHVAGADNPADIVSRGMTPAQLAYQSIWFEGPLWLRQDRTNWPKSAVVQSELENALLEERPAASLPVQVKPPSSIFSLRSSFPALVRLVAWIRRFAHNAVPRHRACKHSGILSTFELNKAELQLVRLSQSESFPAEIAALSKNQPISPSSKLLAANPFLVEGVLRVGGRLQRAPIAETRKHPLILHHQHPLTKLIMDHYHRRLFHAGQQLVISSVREKFWPTRARDVARWTIHRCVPCFRSKPKVHEQLMADLPPVRVTPAAVFLKVGIDLCGPFHIRYPGRRSAPIKAFVCIFVCLATKAVHMEIVADLSTQAFLAAFKRFVAIRGKPQLIMCDNATNFVGANRELELLRRQLNDQQEVLVNTALDEGIDFQFIPPRSPNFGGLWEAAVKSFKGHFRKTIGDRTLTYDELHTVVHQIAAILNSRPLTPLSNDPADFAALTPGHFLVGRPLTAVPEPDLQEVPENRLSQWQRTQHFVHQLWRKWKSQYLSDLHNRTKWTRKRDNLHIGTMVLVKEDNLPPQKWRLGRVTEVFKGDDENVRVVTVCTQDGVFRRGISKICILPIRDNDQESPSKD, translated from the coding sequence ATGATAGTCAAATGCTGGCTCTCGTCACTTCCTTCGCGTTGGCAATCGTTTGTGGCTAACAGGGTGTCAGAAATCCAGCACATTACCAAGTCAGGAGTTTGGAATCATGTCGCTGGGGCCGACAATCCGGCGGATATAGTATCCCGCGGGATGACACCTGCACAGTTGGCTTACCAGTCCATCTGGTTCGAAGGTCCGTTGTGGCTACGCCAAGATCGAACCAATTGGCCAAAGTCAGCAGTCGTTCAATCAGAGTTGGAGAATGCTTTGCTGGAGGAAAGGCCAGCAGCATCGCTTCCCGTTCAAGTCAAGCCACCCAGCTCCATTTTTTCGCTCCGATCATCGTTCCCGGCACTAGTCCGACTCGTTGCATGGATTCGTCGGTTCGCACACAATGCAGTTCCTAGACATCGAGCTTGCAAGCACAGCGGAATCCTGTCGACATTCGAACTCAACAAAGCAGAGCTACAGCTAGTACGATTATCCCAGTCGGAAAGCTTTCCGGCGGAAATCGCTGCGTTATCCAAGAACCAGCCCATCAGTCCATCGTCGAAGCTCCTTGCAGCAAATCCCTTTTTGGTCGAAGGCGTACTTCGGGTCGGCGGCCGGCTGCAGCGTGCTCCTATTGCAGAAACCCGCAAGCATCCACTGATTCTACATCACCAACATCCACTAACGAAGCTGATAATGGATCACTATCACCGAAGACTGTTCCACGCTGGACAGCAACTCGTAATCAGTTCCGTCCGAGAGAAGTTCTGGCCAACGCGAGCCCGAGACGTCGCCCGTTGGACCATCCATCGCTGTGTTCCCTGCTTCCGGAGCAAACCAAAGGTCCACGAGCAGCTGATGGCCGACCTACCTCCCGTTCGGGTGACACCCGCAGCTGTTTTTTTGAAGGTCGGAATCGACCTATGCGGACCGTTTCACATTCGCTATCCAGGTCGTCGCAGCGCACCGATCAAAGCCTTTGTGTGCATTTTCGTCTGTCTGGCGACCAAGGCCGTACACATGGAAATTGTTGCCGATCTCTCAACACAAGCGTTCCTTGCGGCGTTCAAGCGGTTTGTCGCAATTCGTGGAAAGCCCCAGTTGATCATGTGCGACAACGCAACCAATTTCGTAGGAGCGAATAGGGAACTGGAATTGCTACGTCGACAGCTAAACGATCAGCAAGAGGTTCTGGTCAACACAGCATTAGACGAAGGAATTGACTTCCAGTTCATCCCACCTCGCTCTCCCAACTTCGGCGGACTTTGGGAGGCGGCTGTAAAATCCTTTAAAGGACACTTTCGGAAGACCATCGGCGACAGAACTTTGACGTACGACGAGCTGCACACCGTAGTCCACCAGATTGCGGCGATTCTCAACTCCAGGCCACTGACACCCCTCAGCAATGACCCCGCCGACTTTGCGGCGCTCACCCCAGGACACTTCCTTGTGGGGAGACCTCTTACGGCCGTTCCAGAGCCGGACCTGCAAGAGGTGCCGGAAAACCGCCTGTCCCAGTGGCAACGCACTCAGCATTTCGTACATCAACTGTGGAGAAAGTGGAAGTCGCAGTACCTTTCAGATCTCCATAACCGGACAAAGTGGACTCGGAAACGCGACAATCTGCATATTGGAACCATGGTCCTCGTGAAAGAGGATAACCTGC